Within the Medicago truncatula cultivar Jemalong A17 chromosome 4, MtrunA17r5.0-ANR, whole genome shotgun sequence genome, the region TCAGATTCcaaaataatatattgataACCAAGGTCTCAAGCTAGTTGAAGACCTTGCAAAATTCCCGAGTTCAACAATACTCCGGTGAAGTTTGTTCTAAACTAACACATAATAAAACGACAGATCATACtagttaattaatcaattatgatGATTCCCTCATTCTGCTTAATTAAACCGTTACCGTTTTTACAAGATGtgaattcatcttttttttttttttatggtgaacTGTGTATTAAACTATTCATCTGTTTTGTTTATGTCCCTTTTAATTAATCTCCACATCACATTACTAcaacattattatttaataatagttTCTGAGAAAGATCTTTGCTGCTACCGCAGATCACTGAATACTGCCCAATTTACATGTGCATGAACGTTTACAATGGCGCCTACTTAGCCTTATAATCAATTATTACTTCTACACCTCTAGCATCTCATAGAAAATCCAACCCTCTTCTGTCTACATTTGAacttccattttttattataaacttTATAAATCTCATTTAATTATAAACATAGAGGTGTCACCCTCTATAAGAGAAGACTTAACAATACAGAATTAAACCTTTCTTCTCAGCCATGTTTCcttcttaaataaaatttatacacaaactctctcttttttttgtcaCCCTAGCTATAACAATTTCTTTGTGTGTCTAATCTAATCTACCTTGACCTATCTATAACCATGATTACCGGTAAGGATATATACGATGTTTTCGCAGCAATTGTGCCGCTATATGTTGCTATGATATTAGCATACGGTTCAGTTCGTTGGTGGAAAATCTTCACACCAGATCAATGTTCTGGTATAAACCGTTTTGTCGCTGTTTTCGCAGTTCCATTACTATCTTTCCATTTTATATCTTCCAATGATCCTTATGCTATGAATTACCATTTCTTAGCAGCTGATTCACTTCAAAAAGTAGTTATCCTTGGTGCTCTTTTTATATGGAACACATTCTCAAAAAACCAAGATAGTCTTGATTGGACTATTACACTTTTCTCCCTTTCAACTCTTCCTAACACACTTGTTATGGGAATCCCTCTTTTAAGAGCTATGTATGGTGATTTCTCAGGAAATCTTATGGTACAAATTGTTGTTCTTCAAAGTGTTATTTGGTacactcttatgttgtttttgtttgaatataGAGCTGCTAAACTTCTTATAACAGAACAGTTTCCTGAAACTGCAGCTTCTATAACATCATTCAAAGTTGATTCTGACGTTGTTTCTCTTAACGGTAGAGAACCACTTCAAACTGATGCAGAGATAGGTGAAGATGGTAAACTTCATGTTGTTGTTAAAAGATCAACTACTAACTCTATGGTATCTGGTTCATTTAACAAATCTCATTTAAATAATATGACGCCACGAGCTTCAAATCTAACCGGTGTTGAGATATATTCTGTTCAATCATCAAGAGAACCAACACCAAGAGGTTCTAGTTTTAACCAAACTGATTTTTATGCCATGTTTCAAAGTAAAGCACCGAGTCCAAAACACGGTTACACAAATAGTTTTCAAAGTAATGGTAATGGTGATATTTATTCTATGCAATCTTCAAAAGGGGCTACTCCGAGGACTTCAAATTTCGAAGATGAGACATTGAGGATGCATAAGAAAAGGGGAGGGAGGAGTATGAGTGGTGAGTTGTTCAATAATGGTGGTTCTTACCCTCCTCCAAATCCTATGCTTTCTGGTTCTACAAGTGCTGGCACAAAGAAGAAAGATAGCATGGGCGGTGGAAGTGGTAATGGACCTAATAACAAGGAGTTACACATGTTTGTTTGGAGTTCAAGTGCTTCACCTGTTTCTGAAGGGAATCTTAGACATGCAGTAAATAGAGCTGCTTCTACTGATTTTGGCACTGTTGATCCTTCCAAATATGTTCCACATGAAAATTCCGTTGCATCAAAAGGTACTAAAAACGATATGTCACATATATAtcaaattcatttattaaaacCTCTCGTTCTATATAATCTAgcgttaaatatatatattttttgtccctaaaaaaaaaaaattccttcaaaCGTCCGTGCAATCTTGTACATGATCTTTAGTAGTTATGTTTTGttgattaatttaaaatgcAGCTGTTACTGAATTGATTGAGAACATGAGTCCTAGAGAAAGGGATGTTGAAATTGAGGAAGCAGTAAAGTCTCCATATATTAGCCAGAAGAAGATGGACTTGGAAGGAGGAGGGGATGTAAGCAAAAATACACAGATGCCACCAGCAAGTGTCATGACAAGACTAATCCTCATCATGGTTTGGAGAAAACTCATCAGAAATCCTAATACCTACTCAAGTCTTATAGGACTTGTTTGGTCTCTTGTATCATTTAGGTATTTCAGTCATATATACCAATCCCCAAAAAAATCTTCAATCTATTAATTTAGTAACTGCTAATTAATGATGTTCATGCATGCAGGTTTCACATTGAAATGCCATCCATTGTAAAAGGTTCCATCTCAATACTGTCTGATGCTGGTCTTGGAATGGCCATGTTCAGTCTAGGTACTTTTCAATTCCAAACATTATATTCTCctcataatcattttttaatattttatttatgaatttttatgcaGGTCTGTTCATGGCTTTACAGCCTAAGCTGATTGCATGTGGAAAACGAGTTGCAACATTTTCTATGGCTGTAAGGTTCTTGACCGGTCCAGCTGTGATTGCGGCAACCTCAATAGCAATTGGTATCCGTGGAGTTCTGTTACATGTTGCAATTGTTCAGGTATGTGAAATTAAATTCAGTTTATCAAAATGCTTAATATATTCAGTTTGTTACcataattttgtttgattttaatttgcaGGCTGCACTTCCCCAAGGTATTGTTCCCTTTGTGTTTGCCAAAGAATACAATCTCCATCCAAATATACTCAGTACTGGGTGagtctcattttttttaattttattgttacATCTTTGTTAAAAGAAATTGCAAGTGATTA harbors:
- the LOC11441751 gene encoding auxin efflux carrier component 2: MITGKDIYDVFAAIVPLYVAMILAYGSVRWWKIFTPDQCSGINRFVAVFAVPLLSFHFISSNDPYAMNYHFLAADSLQKVVILGALFIWNTFSKNQDSLDWTITLFSLSTLPNTLVMGIPLLRAMYGDFSGNLMVQIVVLQSVIWYTLMLFLFEYRAAKLLITEQFPETAASITSFKVDSDVVSLNGREPLQTDAEIGEDGKLHVVVKRSTTNSMVSGSFNKSHLNNMTPRASNLTGVEIYSVQSSREPTPRGSSFNQTDFYAMFQSKAPSPKHGYTNSFQSNGNGDIYSMQSSKGATPRTSNFEDETLRMHKKRGGRSMSGELFNNGGSYPPPNPMLSGSTSAGTKKKDSMGGGSGNGPNNKELHMFVWSSSASPVSEGNLRHAVNRAASTDFGTVDPSKYVPHENSVASKAVTELIENMSPRERDVEIEEAVKSPYISQKKMDLEGGGDVSKNTQMPPASVMTRLILIMVWRKLIRNPNTYSSLIGLVWSLVSFRFHIEMPSIVKGSISILSDAGLGMAMFSLGLFMALQPKLIACGKRVATFSMAVRFLTGPAVIAATSIAIGIRGVLLHVAIVQAALPQGIVPFVFAKEYNLHPNILSTGVIFGMLIALPITILYYVLLGV